The following proteins are encoded in a genomic region of Struthio camelus isolate bStrCam1 chromosome 3, bStrCam1.hap1, whole genome shotgun sequence:
- the NUP43 gene encoding nucleoporin Nup43 translates to MASPAPPGRARRPSAILSLLARRRRAATANQQWRRQARGGSRRAAAAPAMEDVCAKFVSQKVSKARWRPLPAAALQPPDIFATGSWDNEDNRISIWSVGDLGNVGLNGEYQGEPQLLCDIRHNGDVMDMQFLDQERIVVASSTGSVTVFRHHQNNQTLSANQRWEKAHYHVDRDASCGGAACTGVICNNPEIVTVGEDGRINLFRADQKDAVRTIDNADSSTLHAVTFLRTTEILTVNSIGQLKIWDLRQQRNEPSQIFSLTGDRVPLHCVDRHPNQQHIVATGGQDGMLSIWDIRQGTMPVSLLNAHEAEMWEVHFHPSNPDHLFTCSEDGSLWHWDTSTSVSEKPSFLHQGGRSTTYFSHNTVNQSVVSAWLSNDPTKDRMEITNLIPHQTLSVNSLDILGPCLVYGTDAEAIYVNRHLFA, encoded by the exons ATGGCGAGCCCTGCCCCGCCTGGGCGCGCTCGCCGCCCCTCGGCAATCCTGTCCCTCCTCGCTCGCCGTCGCCGCGCGGCCACAGCCAATCAGCAGTGGCGGCGCCaggcgcgcggcgggagccggcgtgcggcggcggcgccggccatGGAGGACGTGTGTGCCAAGTTCGTGTCGCAGAAGGTCAGCAAGGCCCGCTggcggcccctgcccgccgccgcgctgcagcCGCCCGACATCTTCGCCACCGGCTCCTGGGACAACGAG GATAACAGGATTTCCATTTGGTCTGTTGGAGATCTTGGAAATGTGGGCCTCAATGGAGAATATCAAGGAGAACCTCAGCTATTATGTGACATCAGGCACAATGGTGATGTTATGGACATGCAG TTTTTGGATCAAGAGAGAATTGTGGTTGCTTCATCAACAGGAAGTGTAACTGTATTCCGTCATCACCAAAATAATCAG ACTTTATCTGCCAACCAGCGGTGGGAGAAAGCTCATTATCATGTGGATCGAGATGCATCTTGTGGTGGTGCAGCATGTACTGGAGTAATCTGCAACAATCCAGAAATTGTCACTGTTGGAGAAGATGGCAGAATAAATCTCTttagagctgaccaaaaggatgcAGTGAGAACCATAG ACAATGCGGACAGCAGCACACTCCATGCAGTGACTTTCCTTCGCACAACTGAGATCTTGACGGTAAACTCAATTGGACAGTTGAAAATATGGGACCTCAGACAGCAAAGAAATGAGCcatctcaaatattttcttt GACAGGTGACAGAGTTCCACTGCACTGTGTGGACAGGCATCCTAATCAGCAGCACATTGTGGCCACAGGGGGCCAGGATGGGATGCTGAGTATATGGGACATCAGGCAGGGTACGATGCCAGTGTCCCTGCTAAATGCTCATGAAGCAGAAA TGTGGGAAGTTCACTTCCATCCCTCCAACCCAGATCACTTATTTACATGTTCTGAAGACGGATCTCTTTGGCACTGGGATACGTCCACAAGCGTTTCTGAAAAACCATCTTTCCTTCATCAAG GAGGAAGAAGTACTACATATTTTTCCCACAATACCGTTAACCAATCTGTAGTAAGTGCCTGGCTAAGCAACGATCCTACCAAAGACCGCATGGAGATTACCAACTTAATTCCACATCAGACTTTGTCTGTGAACAGTTTAGATATTTTAGGACCATGTCTAGTGTATGGTACTGATGCAGAGGCTATTTATGTTAACAGACACCTTTTTGCATGA